One region of Halomonas huangheensis genomic DNA includes:
- a CDS encoding DUF3549 family protein codes for MQPIHSLHDFFNLCHAELRLYHIGRRVEPCEREVLAEFEKGISPWPAPWQGKARLAMVFRLGEMQDPLIWFLALPLDEQGHLDPAQRDAFLERLLLTLGQSSEAIESQSSADINNLMKDNPLAFTPALPFQAMLHARACADAGMPASEHLEPVEDYLSGQASIDWKALGLQGIADYAVRLSSDHMTELARIVPTLHNEVLLPLCYCLENVSIDSVVVEALRQRGETAAQDGDLESLCACVRAISGGPREEVGVWLDELLADANACGPDVLAAMAARGWEHLEHEQRLPCYLERVASSEQADFLALVRDLALIPRLRLPVLMILRQASNDSPIGKRLTAVTVGKTRREEG; via the coding sequence ATGCAACCCATTCACAGCCTTCACGACTTCTTCAATCTGTGCCATGCCGAGCTGCGTCTTTACCATATAGGGCGTCGCGTAGAGCCCTGTGAGCGCGAGGTACTGGCCGAGTTCGAAAAGGGTATCAGCCCATGGCCCGCTCCCTGGCAGGGCAAGGCTCGTCTAGCCATGGTCTTTCGCCTCGGAGAAATGCAGGACCCCTTGATCTGGTTTCTGGCACTTCCACTGGATGAGCAAGGTCACCTCGATCCTGCTCAGCGCGATGCCTTTCTCGAACGGTTGTTACTGACTCTGGGGCAGAGCAGCGAGGCAATAGAGAGCCAGTCATCCGCAGATATCAACAACCTGATGAAGGACAACCCACTGGCCTTCACACCCGCACTGCCTTTTCAGGCGATGCTGCATGCACGTGCCTGTGCAGATGCAGGCATGCCCGCCAGTGAACACCTTGAGCCAGTGGAGGACTACCTCAGCGGCCAGGCCAGTATCGATTGGAAGGCACTGGGGCTTCAGGGTATCGCTGATTATGCGGTGCGCCTGAGCAGTGATCACATGACCGAGTTGGCCAGAATAGTCCCGACTCTGCACAACGAGGTCCTGTTGCCACTATGCTACTGTCTAGAGAATGTCAGCATTGATTCAGTTGTGGTTGAAGCGCTGCGTCAACGAGGTGAAACAGCGGCACAAGATGGCGACCTGGAAAGTCTATGTGCCTGTGTTCGCGCCATTTCTGGAGGACCGCGCGAGGAGGTTGGCGTCTGGCTGGATGAACTATTGGCCGACGCCAATGCCTGCGGACCCGATGTCCTGGCCGCTATGGCGGCTCGTGGCTGGGAGCACCTCGAACATGAGCAACGCCTGCCCTGCTACCTGGAGCGAGTCGCCAGCAGTGAACAGGCGGATTTCCTCGCCCTGGTGAGAGACCTGGCACTGATACCTCGCCTACGCCTGCCTGTGCTGATGATACTGCGTCAGGCGAGCAATGATTCACCGATTGGCAAACGCCTGACAGCAGTGACTGTTGGCAAGACCAGGCGTGAAGAAGGTTGA
- a CDS encoding ATP-dependent zinc protease, protein MKELPYQARAVVGRREMVILPELHLHLCAKVDTGARTSALHAEDIESFEEDEILWVSFVTRSGGPDSPAHSYRMHLHDRRRVTSSNGQSEWRYIVRTRLQLGDLEFPVELSLTDRSNMRHPILLGRRALRRLLVAPGVAFLHGEP, encoded by the coding sequence ATGAAGGAGCTGCCCTACCAGGCCAGAGCCGTCGTCGGACGCCGTGAAATGGTGATTCTTCCGGAACTTCATCTCCACCTCTGCGCCAAGGTTGATACCGGGGCCCGCACCTCGGCATTACATGCCGAGGACATCGAATCCTTTGAAGAGGATGAGATCCTGTGGGTCAGCTTTGTCACTCGCAGCGGGGGACCCGACAGCCCAGCACACAGCTACCGAATGCACCTCCATGATCGCCGCCGAGTTACCAGCTCCAACGGCCAGTCCGAATGGCGCTATATCGTTCGCACTCGCCTGCAGTTGGGTGATCTGGAATTTCCTGTGGAACTGTCGTTGACTGACCGAAGTAACATGCGCCACCCCATACTCCTGGGACGCCGTGCCCTCAGACGACTGCTGGTTGCTCCCGGTGTCGCCTTCCTGCACGGTGAGCCGTGA
- a CDS encoding SanA/YdcF family protein, whose amino-acid sequence MRESLNTYFKRLLLVAGSLVLLLAVILVAANLWVVSSTRERIAALASCPPQRIGVVFGTSHWTRSGERNPHFEGRMQAAAELMRDRRLEHLLVSGDNATRYYNEPITMWRDLRERGVRTVDMTLDYAGFSTFDTLVRARDVFGVEKAVLITQAWHLPRALFIADALGIEAVGCAAPQLPADAMWLLLIREWMARVATIGDLYLWQREPRFLGPKEPLQIVPLIKVAADQPSSGEPLPERGVLVDDLSAGQLEDGPVPLGKLIDPLLTPASRDAGRTKMPESTDEAPEPSLEQDAPAEEPGWWPDQRRRVRD is encoded by the coding sequence ATGCGCGAGTCGCTCAATACGTATTTCAAACGCTTGCTGCTCGTGGCCGGCAGTCTGGTGCTATTGCTTGCAGTCATACTTGTTGCCGCCAACCTGTGGGTGGTCAGCAGTACGCGTGAGCGTATTGCTGCACTGGCATCATGTCCACCCCAGCGCATCGGAGTTGTCTTCGGTACCTCCCACTGGACTCGCAGTGGTGAGCGTAATCCGCACTTCGAGGGGCGTATGCAGGCGGCTGCGGAGCTGATGCGTGATCGGCGCCTCGAGCATTTACTGGTTTCCGGTGACAACGCTACCCGGTATTACAACGAACCCATCACCATGTGGCGGGACCTGCGCGAGCGTGGTGTGCGTACCGTCGATATGACACTGGATTACGCTGGGTTCAGTACCTTTGATACCCTGGTAAGGGCACGTGACGTGTTCGGCGTGGAAAAGGCTGTGCTCATCACTCAGGCATGGCATCTGCCTCGTGCATTGTTCATTGCCGATGCGCTGGGTATCGAGGCTGTGGGGTGTGCTGCGCCGCAGTTACCCGCGGATGCCATGTGGCTGTTGCTGATTCGCGAGTGGATGGCGCGAGTGGCAACCATTGGTGATCTCTATCTTTGGCAGCGGGAGCCACGGTTTCTGGGGCCAAAAGAACCCCTGCAGATTGTGCCTTTGATCAAGGTGGCGGCCGATCAGCCGAGTTCGGGCGAGCCACTCCCGGAAAGGGGAGTGCTTGTCGACGACCTATCGGCAGGGCAGCTGGAGGACGGACCAGTGCCGCTTGGAAAGCTGATTGACCCGCTGCTGACGCCAGCGTCAAGAGACGCTGGCAGAACGAAGATGCCAGAGTCGACCGATGAGGCGCCAGAACCGAGCCTTGAGCAGGATGCGCCGGCTGAGGAACCAGGCTGGTGGCCTGATCAGCGACGCCGTGTGCGAGATTGA
- the rimK gene encoding 30S ribosomal protein S6--L-glutamate ligase — MHIALLSRNRNLYSTRRLVEAAEQRGHTARVVDTLRCYMSIASHHPSIHYKGEELEPFDAVIPRIGSSVTFYGCAVLRQFEMMNIPVLNDSVGITRSRDKLRSLQLLSRKGIGLPVTGFAHSPDDIPDLITMVRGAPLVIKLLEGTQGIGVVLAETNQAAESVIQAFMGMKANIMVQEFIKEAKGADIRCFVIGDKVVASMKRQAAEGEFRSNLHRGGSASVIRITPEERSTAIRAAKAMGLRVAGVDLLRSNHGPVVMEVNSSPGLQGIESATGKDIAGMVIEHLEKAAVSGPRRRPPAKPKG; from the coding sequence ATGCACATCGCACTGCTGTCCCGCAATCGCAACCTCTATTCCACTCGCCGCCTGGTGGAAGCCGCAGAACAACGGGGCCATACCGCTCGGGTTGTGGACACTCTGCGTTGCTACATGAGCATTGCCTCTCATCACCCGTCGATTCACTACAAAGGTGAGGAGCTGGAGCCTTTCGATGCCGTAATCCCTCGTATCGGCTCTTCGGTCACCTTCTACGGGTGCGCAGTGCTGCGTCAGTTCGAGATGATGAACATCCCGGTGCTCAACGATAGCGTCGGCATCACTCGTTCGCGTGACAAGCTGCGCTCACTGCAGCTGCTGTCACGCAAGGGCATTGGCCTGCCGGTGACCGGCTTCGCTCATTCACCAGACGATATTCCTGACCTGATAACCATGGTTCGTGGCGCTCCTCTTGTCATCAAGCTTCTCGAGGGCACGCAAGGTATCGGCGTAGTGCTGGCGGAAACCAACCAGGCCGCGGAGTCAGTCATTCAGGCCTTTATGGGCATGAAGGCCAACATCATGGTCCAGGAGTTCATCAAGGAAGCCAAGGGAGCCGATATCCGCTGTTTCGTGATTGGCGACAAGGTCGTGGCCTCGATGAAACGCCAGGCAGCCGAAGGTGAATTCCGTTCCAACCTGCATCGCGGTGGTAGCGCCAGCGTGATACGCATTACCCCCGAGGAACGCTCTACCGCGATTCGTGCCGCCAAGGCCATGGGCCTGCGCGTGGCCGGTGTCGATCTGTTGCGCTCCAACCACGGCCCGGTGGTCATGGAAGTCAACTCCTCTCCTGGTCTACAGGGAATCGAGAGTGCAACCGGCAAGGATATCGCCGGCATGGTCATCGAACACCTCGAAAAAGCGGCCGTTAGCGGTCCTCGCCGGCGCCCGCCGGCCAAGCCCAAGGGCTGA
- the sufT gene encoding putative Fe-S cluster assembly protein SufT: MSDNEQIAQLSKGQQLPLQRDVDAISIPFGKTITLDEDSIVSVMQAKGSSVSVAFEGRLYLIEGANFDALGLESLPRPTLSLDASEEQIEQFVWDQLRTCFDPEIPVNIVDLGLVYGCRIERLISGERIVTIRMTLTAPGCGMGDVIAADARNKILGAPQIARVHTEIVFDPPWSREMMSDEAKLELGMF; encoded by the coding sequence ATGAGCGACAACGAACAGATCGCGCAGCTCAGCAAAGGCCAGCAGCTGCCTCTGCAGCGCGATGTCGATGCGATCTCGATTCCTTTCGGCAAGACCATCACGCTTGACGAGGACAGTATTGTCAGCGTGATGCAGGCCAAGGGCAGTAGTGTCAGTGTCGCTTTCGAGGGGCGCCTCTATTTGATCGAGGGAGCCAATTTCGATGCTCTGGGGTTGGAGTCGTTGCCACGACCGACGCTATCGCTGGATGCCAGTGAGGAGCAGATCGAACAATTTGTCTGGGATCAACTGAGAACTTGTTTCGATCCTGAGATCCCGGTGAATATTGTCGATCTGGGGCTGGTCTATGGCTGTCGGATCGAACGTCTGATCAGCGGCGAGAGAATCGTCACCATCCGCATGACACTGACCGCTCCCGGTTGTGGCATGGGGGACGTGATCGCGGCGGATGCGCGCAACAAGATTCTTGGCGCGCCGCAGATCGCTCGAGTCCATACCGAGATTGTCTTCGATCCTCCCTGGAGTCGTGAGATGATGTCGGATGAGGCCAAGCTCGAGCTGGGCATGTTCTAG